The stretch of DNA AACAGTTATAGTTGTACCATATCGATCATCTGGtatcaatgaatattttgctagaaaaaatttatatataaattatatataaatattataaaaaaatatatcagaaaAAGTCACACAAATTATTACCTCCAAGTGATGGGAATATTATGAGATGGTCCAACTCATCCATAGCCAAGTCAGACTCATCTTCCAATACTGTACTATTATCATTTGCCTCGTTAGCAGGAATATTGTCTAAAagcatgaatttattattatcagtggTACTTAGAatcttaatttttacaaataaaaaacaaaatacatacaAACTCTAAATCGTGGTCTTGCatctaaatcatcatcatcatacatTTGAAAACCGCTTAGTCTTGAAAACATAGTGCTAGCTATTAAACCTCTGAGAATAGCttcaatatgatattttatctaataaataaataaataaataaatgaataaattattgaattatatttgtaaaatatttataaataaattactaacCAATACTAAATTTCGGCGGCGCAATACCGGTGGAATAGGACGATTCATGCGT from Aphidius gifuensis isolate YNYX2018 linkage group LG4, ASM1490517v1, whole genome shotgun sequence encodes:
- the LOC122855001 gene encoding uncharacterized protein LOC122855001, coding for MDMDSLETLLAPHRDALRRLCETEMNWRYAQRMNRPIPPVLRRRNLVLIKYHIEAILRGLIASTMFSRLSGFQMYDDDDLDARPRFRVYNIPANEANDNSTVLEDESDLAMDELDHLIIFPSLGAKYSLIPDDRYGTTITVELCSVTYESDQEMDVNQDSDTETNEVSSTQNNDVAIEE